A genome region from Actinobacillus arthritidis includes the following:
- a CDS encoding DUF2489 domain-containing protein, which translates to MIRFFLIILAILIVFSMAGYATYLLFKLRKQNAQNKALLEQAEQAKKARFERIIDSIDVIARAMLSEQCDFSEGVLRLKPLLDVLGKPLSQYSAMWELYQIVENMPILDERKALKRNERMKQDLLRQSKEVELEEQIKAECQQLLIDIDHLKLTL; encoded by the coding sequence ATGATTCGATTTTTTCTCATTATTCTTGCGATATTAATTGTGTTTTCAATGGCTGGTTATGCGACCTATTTATTGTTTAAATTGCGTAAACAAAACGCTCAAAATAAAGCGTTATTAGAACAAGCGGAACAGGCAAAGAAAGCACGTTTTGAACGTATTATTGATAGTATTGATGTAATTGCTCGTGCGATGTTATCCGAACAATGTGATTTTTCGGAGGGTGTGCTTCGTTTAAAGCCCTTACTCGATGTGTTGGGTAAACCGTTAAGTCAATATTCGGCAATGTGGGAACTGTATCAGATTGTGGAAAATATGCCGATTTTAGACGAACGTAAGGCGTTAAAACGTAATGAGCGTATGAAGCAAGATCTGCTTCGACAATCAAAAGAAGTTGAATTGGAAGAGCAGATTAAAGCGGAATGTCAGCAATTATTGATTGATATCGACCATTTAAAACTCACATTATAG
- a CDS encoding GNAT family N-acetyltransferase produces the protein MQIIHDKENFEIAYIDQNHQKMGRLRYRYLSDSVIDVFTTKVEAEFQGKGIAGELYKAVIAFAEQNHLKIKPSCSYIDVKMQRTHKDLMA, from the coding sequence ATGCAAATTATTCACGATAAAGAGAATTTTGAAATCGCTTATATAGATCAGAATCATCAAAAAATGGGGCGATTACGCTATCGTTATCTTTCTGATTCCGTGATTGATGTATTTACGACAAAAGTGGAGGCTGAGTTTCAGGGGAAGGGAATTGCCGGTGAATTATATAAAGCGGTAATTGCCTTCGCAGAACAGAATCATTTAAAAATTAAGCCGAGTTGTAGCTATATTGACGTTAAAATGCAAAGAACACATAAAGATCTCATGGCGTAA
- the purH gene encoding bifunctional phosphoribosylaminoimidazolecarboxamide formyltransferase/IMP cyclohydrolase, translated as MAIQQALLSVSDKKGIVEFAQGLVARGVKLLSTGGTAKLLAEAGLPVTEVSDYTGFPEMMDGRVKTLHPKVHGGILGRRGTDDEVMNQHGIERIDMVVVNLYPFAATVANPNCTLADAVENIDIGGPTMVRSAAKNHKDVAIVVNNNDFDAILAEMDQHQNELTLETRFNLAIKAFEHTAQYDSMIANYFGKLVPPYQGAEEEDLTQVCGQFPRTLNLNFVRKQTMRYGENSHQNAAFYVENEVKEASVSTAKQLQGKALSYNNIADTDAALECVKEFAEPACVIVKHANPCGVALGNDILEAYNRAYQTDPTSAFGGIIAFNRELDGETAQTIAERQFVEVIIAPTVSEAAKIALAKKKNVRVLECGEFTQAQKRLDFKRVNGGLLVQDADQGSVSIDDLQVVSERKPSKEELEDLLFCWKVAKYVKSNAIVYAKNGQTIGIGAGQMSRVYSAKIAGIKAEDEGLQVAGCVMASDAFFPFRDGIDAATKVGITCVIHPGGSMRDQEVIDAANEHGMAMVLTGMRHFRH; from the coding sequence ATGGCTATTCAACAAGCATTACTCAGCGTGTCTGACAAAAAAGGGATCGTAGAATTTGCACAAGGGCTTGTCGCTCGTGGCGTAAAATTACTCTCTACAGGCGGCACAGCAAAACTTTTAGCTGAAGCAGGTTTACCAGTCACAGAAGTATCCGATTATACCGGTTTCCCTGAAATGATGGATGGCCGTGTCAAAACCTTACATCCGAAAGTGCATGGCGGTATCCTTGGTCGCCGCGGCACAGATGATGAAGTAATGAATCAGCACGGTATCGAGCGTATCGATATGGTGGTAGTAAACTTATATCCGTTTGCGGCAACGGTTGCGAATCCAAACTGTACTTTAGCGGATGCGGTTGAAAATATTGATATCGGTGGTCCGACAATGGTCCGTTCTGCGGCGAAAAACCATAAAGATGTGGCGATCGTGGTAAATAATAACGATTTTGATGCCATTCTTGCCGAAATGGATCAACACCAAAATGAATTAACTCTTGAAACACGTTTCAATCTCGCAATTAAAGCATTCGAGCATACTGCACAATATGATTCAATGATTGCGAACTACTTCGGTAAACTTGTCCCACCATATCAAGGTGCAGAGGAAGAAGATTTAACACAAGTCTGCGGTCAATTCCCTCGTACTTTAAACTTAAATTTCGTCCGCAAACAAACCATGCGTTACGGTGAAAACTCACATCAAAATGCGGCGTTCTACGTTGAAAATGAAGTGAAAGAAGCTTCTGTTTCAACCGCAAAACAATTACAAGGTAAAGCGCTTTCTTATAACAATATTGCGGATACCGATGCGGCACTTGAGTGTGTAAAAGAATTTGCAGAGCCGGCATGTGTGATTGTGAAACACGCTAACCCTTGTGGCGTTGCATTAGGTAACGACATTTTAGAAGCGTACAACCGTGCTTACCAAACTGACCCAACATCAGCATTCGGCGGTATTATTGCTTTCAACCGTGAGTTAGACGGTGAAACGGCACAAACAATCGCAGAACGTCAATTCGTGGAAGTGATTATTGCCCCAACGGTTTCAGAAGCAGCAAAAATAGCACTTGCGAAGAAGAAAAATGTGCGTGTCTTAGAATGTGGTGAATTTACTCAAGCACAAAAACGTTTAGACTTCAAACGTGTAAACGGCGGTTTATTAGTGCAAGATGCGGATCAAGGCTCGGTTTCAATTGATGATTTACAAGTGGTATCTGAACGTAAACCAAGCAAAGAAGAGCTTGAAGACTTACTATTCTGCTGGAAAGTGGCAAAATATGTGAAATCAAATGCAATTGTCTATGCGAAAAACGGTCAAACTATCGGTATCGGTGCTGGCCAAATGAGCCGAGTCTATTCAGCGAAAATTGCTGGTATTAAAGCGGAAGACGAAGGCTTACAAGTTGCAGGCTGTGTAATGGCTTCAGATGCGTTCTTCCCATTCCGTGACGGTATTGATGCGGCGACTAAAGTTGGCATCACTTGCGTCATCCACCCGGGTGGTTCAATGCGAGATCAAGAAGTGATTGATGCGGCTAACGAACACGGTATGGCGATGGTATTAACCGGTATGCGTCATTTCCGCCACTAA
- the menC gene encoding o-succinylbenzoate synthase: MKQAKLYRYQLPVETGVILRNRRLKQREGLIVVLQVEDKMGLGEIAPLPEFSIETLDEAEKQAKIWIDKWLKEQADHLDNYSPSVAFGLSCALAELNGELGEQGNYRAAVLCYGDPDELYTELNAIEGEKVGKMKVGLYEANRDGLIANMLLEALPDLQLRLDANRGWTLEKAVKFAEKIASEHKSRIQFIEEPCKTPELSRQFAQESGIAIAWDETVRELDFVVKNESNVTAIVIKPTLVGSLQKCIRLIEQAHQQGLIAVISSSIESSLALTQLARFAQQYTPQTTPGLDTLDLMQYQLIRPWKGSNLPIADLDSPFVQEIML; the protein is encoded by the coding sequence ATGAAACAAGCGAAACTTTATCGCTATCAATTACCGGTTGAAACTGGTGTGATCCTACGTAATCGCAGATTAAAACAAAGAGAAGGACTGATTGTCGTATTACAGGTTGAGGATAAAATGGGGTTGGGTGAAATTGCACCGCTTCCGGAATTTAGTATTGAAACGTTAGATGAGGCGGAGAAACAAGCCAAAATTTGGATCGATAAATGGTTAAAAGAGCAAGCGGATCACTTAGATAATTATTCTCCTTCTGTTGCATTTGGATTAAGTTGTGCCTTAGCGGAATTAAACGGAGAGCTTGGCGAGCAAGGGAATTACCGTGCGGCGGTACTTTGCTATGGTGATCCGGACGAATTATATACAGAGTTAAATGCGATTGAAGGTGAGAAAGTCGGTAAAATGAAAGTTGGTTTATATGAAGCCAATCGTGACGGCTTAATTGCCAATATGTTGTTGGAAGCCTTACCTGATTTGCAGTTACGTCTAGATGCTAATCGGGGCTGGACGCTTGAGAAAGCGGTTAAATTTGCCGAAAAAATTGCAAGTGAACATAAAAGTCGTATCCAGTTTATTGAAGAACCGTGCAAAACGCCGGAACTTTCTCGCCAATTTGCTCAAGAATCCGGTATTGCGATCGCTTGGGACGAAACAGTACGAGAACTGGATTTTGTGGTAAAAAATGAATCGAATGTGACCGCTATTGTGATTAAACCAACCTTAGTCGGTTCGTTACAAAAATGTATTCGTTTAATTGAGCAGGCTCATCAACAAGGACTTATCGCGGTTATCAGTTCCAGTATTGAATCCAGTTTAGCTTTAACTCAACTGGCTCGTTTTGCACAACAATATACGCCTCAAACAACACCCGGTTTAGATACGCTAGATCTGATGCAATACCAGTTAATACGCCCTTGGAAAGGTTCTAACTTACCTATTGCCGATTTAGATAGCCCGTTTGTGCAAGAAATTATGCTATAA
- the nfo gene encoding deoxyribonuclease IV produces the protein MKYIGAHVSASGGVENAVLRAVEIGANAFALFTKNQRQWKAPALKADSIEKFKRFCKVHQISPDHILPHDSYLINLGNPDAENLAKSREAFIDEMERANQLGLKLLNFHPGAHLNKISESECLARIAESINIAVEKVPNVVAVIENTAGQGSNLGYRFEHLAEIIDQVEDKSRVGVCLDTCHLFSAGYDISSLQTCEQTFTEFEQIVGFQYLRGMHLNGSKTPLGSRVDRHHTLREGTIGTDFCKFLMQNDRFDDIPLILETIQPEIWADEIKFLRTLAK, from the coding sequence ATGAAATATATTGGTGCGCACGTGAGTGCTTCAGGTGGTGTTGAAAATGCCGTATTAAGAGCGGTTGAAATCGGTGCAAATGCTTTTGCTTTATTTACTAAAAACCAACGCCAATGGAAAGCGCCGGCATTGAAAGCAGACAGCATCGAGAAATTTAAACGCTTTTGTAAAGTACACCAAATTTCGCCGGATCATATTTTACCGCATGACAGTTACCTCATTAATTTAGGTAATCCGGATGCGGAAAATTTAGCAAAATCACGAGAAGCATTTATTGATGAAATGGAGCGAGCAAATCAGTTAGGATTAAAATTACTGAATTTTCATCCGGGAGCGCATTTAAATAAAATTTCGGAAAGTGAATGTTTAGCACGTATTGCCGAGTCAATTAATATTGCGGTAGAAAAAGTACCAAATGTTGTGGCGGTAATTGAAAATACCGCTGGTCAGGGATCTAATCTTGGTTATCGTTTTGAACATTTAGCTGAAATTATTGACCAAGTGGAAGATAAAAGCCGAGTAGGTGTCTGTTTAGATACCTGTCACTTGTTTTCAGCCGGTTACGATATCAGTTCATTACAAACCTGTGAGCAGACATTTACCGAGTTTGAACAGATTGTCGGCTTTCAATATTTAAGAGGTATGCACTTAAATGGTTCAAAAACGCCATTAGGCAGTCGAGTAGATCGTCATCACACCTTAAGAGAAGGGACAATTGGCACAGATTTTTGCAAATTTCTTATGCAAAATGACCGCTTTGATGATATTCCGCTTATTTTAGAAACAATTCAGCCTGAAATTTGGGCAGATGAGATAAAATTTTTGC
- the lptD gene encoding LPS assembly protein LptD, translating to MKTRYSVLSVAMMTAFYAQYAQADLREQCLLGVPHFQGEEVQGDQTMMPIEIEADSAVINQPKDATYTGDVSVKQGNRSILADEVRVEQDAGKAQMAFLRGNYQYQDNLIQAKGRDASMNIAADTADLQNTEFQLVGRQGRGTAESGSFSKNKRILKNATFTACLPNDDSWAIEGNEMIQHIDEEYAEIWHARFKVLGMPVFYSPYLQFPIGDRRRSGLLIPNFSRSSKNGFTYSQPFYWNIAPNMDATITPTYYSRRGWQISPEFRYLTHLGEGLIASEYMGKDRLDEYKTDDNDRKRYLMHWRHNMSFLSDWRLFVDYTKVSDKRYFSDFDSEYGSSTDGYATQQFKLGYYQPNYNLSISGKKFQTFDDLDIGPYRVLPQIDFNYYKDDLVKGGNFKLFAQTARFENDSKLMPEAWRFHIEPTLNFPFANRYGSLNVETKLYATHYIQEKGSSNQAENVDKNVSRVIPQIKIDLQTVLEADKQLFKGFNQTFEPRVQYVYRPYKDQSNIGSSLNRSVSFGYDSTLLQQDFYSFFNDRAFSGLDRISSANRLTAGGTTRFYSDKTGEEVFNFSGGQMYYLSPSKISDDFRTTGRSSSWALESNWKFHPKWNWHGAYQYDTRLNQTSLANTSLQYKPSQDKLVQLNYRFASKAYIDQNLRSNRYGQDIKQVGAVVGWELTDKIAFMASHYRDLALRKPVETQFSMNYNTCCWSANIYVARKLTTTPIGAADTIKDLYYDNKFGVNFELRFGTNYSSGVRKMLKKGLIPYTEQYGIN from the coding sequence ATGAAAACTCGTTATAGTGTTCTTTCCGTTGCAATGATGACTGCATTCTATGCTCAGTATGCCCAAGCGGATTTGAGAGAACAATGCTTATTAGGTGTCCCTCATTTTCAAGGTGAAGAGGTTCAAGGCGATCAGACGATGATGCCAATTGAGATTGAGGCGGATAGTGCGGTAATTAATCAGCCGAAAGATGCTACCTATACCGGAGATGTCAGCGTTAAGCAAGGTAACCGTTCGATTCTTGCCGATGAAGTTCGGGTAGAACAAGATGCTGGAAAAGCTCAGATGGCATTTTTGAGAGGGAATTATCAATATCAAGATAATCTTATTCAAGCGAAAGGTCGTGATGCTTCAATGAATATAGCCGCTGATACAGCCGATTTACAGAATACCGAATTTCAATTAGTTGGTCGTCAAGGACGAGGTACTGCTGAAAGCGGTTCATTCAGTAAAAATAAACGTATCTTAAAAAATGCGACATTTACTGCTTGTTTGCCGAATGATGATTCTTGGGCGATTGAAGGTAATGAAATGATTCAGCATATTGATGAGGAATATGCGGAGATTTGGCATGCACGCTTTAAAGTATTAGGTATGCCGGTGTTTTATTCACCTTACTTACAATTTCCAATCGGTGATCGTCGCCGTTCAGGTTTGTTGATTCCAAATTTCAGTCGTTCGAGTAAAAATGGTTTTACTTATTCTCAACCGTTTTATTGGAACATTGCACCAAATATGGATGCAACGATTACACCAACCTATTATTCTCGCCGAGGCTGGCAAATTAGCCCTGAATTTCGTTATTTAACGCATTTGGGCGAAGGGCTTATTGCAAGTGAATATATGGGTAAAGATCGTTTAGACGAATATAAAACGGATGATAATGATCGTAAACGTTATTTGATGCACTGGCGTCATAATATGAGTTTCTTAAGCGATTGGCGTTTATTTGTGGACTATACTAAAGTCAGCGATAAACGTTATTTCTCTGATTTTGATTCGGAATACGGTAGTAGTACTGATGGCTATGCGACACAACAATTTAAATTAGGTTATTATCAACCAAACTATAATTTATCGATTTCTGGTAAGAAATTTCAAACTTTCGATGATTTGGATATCGGTCCATACCGTGTCTTACCGCAAATTGATTTTAATTACTACAAAGATGATTTGGTGAAAGGCGGGAATTTTAAACTCTTTGCTCAAACGGCACGTTTTGAAAATGACAGTAAACTTATGCCGGAAGCGTGGCGTTTTCATATTGAACCGACACTGAATTTCCCATTTGCAAATCGCTATGGCAGTTTAAATGTCGAAACAAAACTTTATGCAACGCATTATATTCAAGAGAAAGGCAGTAGTAATCAAGCCGAGAATGTTGATAAAAATGTGAGCCGTGTGATTCCTCAGATTAAAATTGATCTTCAAACGGTATTAGAGGCGGATAAGCAATTATTTAAAGGCTTTAATCAAACCTTTGAACCTCGTGTCCAATATGTTTATCGTCCATATAAAGACCAAAGTAATATCGGTTCAAGTTTAAATCGAAGTGTTAGTTTTGGTTATGATTCGACATTATTACAACAGGACTTCTATAGTTTCTTTAATGATCGTGCATTTAGCGGTTTAGATCGTATTTCATCTGCAAATCGTTTAACAGCCGGCGGTACGACTCGTTTCTATAGCGACAAAACCGGTGAAGAGGTATTCAATTTTAGTGGGGGTCAAATGTATTATTTGAGTCCATCTAAAATTTCAGATGATTTCCGAACAACCGGACGTTCATCCTCTTGGGCATTGGAGTCTAACTGGAAATTCCATCCTAAATGGAATTGGCACGGTGCTTATCAATATGATACACGTTTAAACCAAACGTCATTAGCGAATACATCGTTACAATATAAACCGAGTCAGGATAAACTGGTTCAATTAAATTATCGTTTTGCAAGTAAGGCTTATATTGATCAGAACTTACGTAGCAATAGATACGGACAAGATATTAAACAAGTTGGTGCCGTTGTCGGTTGGGAGTTAACCGATAAAATCGCATTTATGGCAAGCCATTATCGTGATCTTGCATTAAGAAAACCGGTAGAAACTCAGTTTTCGATGAATTACAACACCTGCTGTTGGAGTGCTAATATCTATGTAGCACGCAAACTCACGACTACACCAATTGGTGCGGCTGATACGATTAAAGATTTATACTACGATAATAAGTTCGGGGTGAATTTTGAATTACGCTTTGGTACGAATTATAGTAGCGGCGTACGTAAGATGCTGAAAAAAGGTTTAATTCCTTATACAGAGCAATACGGAATTAACTAG
- a CDS encoding Bcr/CflA family multidrug efflux MFS transporter, with product MASQRPHPCFFIILGMMAMLPPLAIDMYLPSFLDIARDLQVSQEKVQTTLAVFTFGFAVGQLFWGPIADSFGRKPIILFGLAGSAVAAYFLTAVMTIENFYLLRLIQGLCAATPAVVLGALVRDLFDRNMFAQMMSVIMIISMLAPLLAPILGGYIAKYFHWHSIFYTLVFMGVSCVFLISWKIPETLVREKRQPLRFGIVFKNFWKLLSDKSVLGYVLVGGLTFAGLFCFLTSGSLVYIGIHGVSQEYFGYFFGLNMIVMVAMTALNGRIVVKVGSEKMLKIGLLVQLLAGIWLACVAVFQLGFWAMALGIPFYVGMLSTIGSNATAAILDRYPQMAGTANGLAGTARFGIASVVGAMLSHIAVTSERPMLYAMAICTLAASAIYYLLCRNSSEQAG from the coding sequence ATGGCAAGCCAAAGACCGCATCCGTGCTTTTTTATTATTTTAGGAATGATGGCGATGCTACCGCCGTTGGCGATTGATATGTATCTGCCTTCATTCCTTGATATTGCACGTGATTTACAAGTTTCTCAGGAAAAAGTACAAACGACATTAGCGGTATTTACCTTTGGCTTTGCAGTTGGTCAGCTATTTTGGGGACCGATAGCTGATAGTTTCGGACGTAAGCCGATTATCTTATTCGGGCTTGCCGGTTCAGCGGTTGCCGCCTATTTCCTTACCGCAGTAATGACAATCGAGAACTTCTATCTATTACGATTAATTCAAGGGCTTTGTGCAGCGACACCTGCCGTAGTATTGGGGGCTTTAGTTCGAGATTTATTTGATCGCAATATGTTTGCTCAAATGATGTCAGTTATTATGATCATTTCAATGCTCGCTCCGTTATTAGCACCGATCTTAGGTGGCTATATTGCAAAATATTTTCACTGGCATTCGATTTTTTACACCTTAGTATTTATGGGTGTCAGTTGTGTGTTCTTGATCAGTTGGAAAATCCCCGAAACATTAGTTCGAGAAAAACGCCAACCGCTACGATTCGGTATCGTCTTTAAAAACTTCTGGAAATTGTTATCGGACAAAAGCGTATTAGGCTATGTTTTAGTTGGGGGCTTAACTTTTGCCGGTTTGTTCTGCTTTTTAACCTCAGGCTCGTTAGTTTATATTGGTATTCACGGCGTATCACAGGAATATTTCGGTTATTTCTTCGGTCTAAATATGATTGTGATGGTAGCAATGACTGCACTAAATGGACGTATTGTGGTAAAAGTCGGCTCAGAAAAAATGTTGAAAATCGGCTTGCTCGTTCAATTATTAGCCGGCATTTGGCTTGCGTGTGTCGCCGTCTTCCAATTAGGCTTTTGGGCGATGGCATTAGGTATTCCATTTTATGTGGGAATGCTTTCGACCATCGGCAGTAATGCAACGGCGGCGATTTTAGATCGTTACCCGCAAATGGCAGGTACGGCAAACGGTTTAGCCGGAACCGCACGTTTTGGTATCGCTTCTGTGGTTGGCGCAATGTTATCGCATATTGCGGTGACGAGTGAGCGCCCGATGTTATATGCAATGGCTATCTGTACCTTGGCGGCTTCTGCGATTTATTATTTGCTATGTCGTAACAGTAGTGAACAAGCGGGCTAA
- the yihI gene encoding Der GTPase-activating protein YihI, which produces MSRSKKTRRITDIMPARKADKKPEQPKLSGGKNRKPTRYELDAKAREEKKKRKHKGLPTGSRNVDPAEQKKTVVKEVKDPRIGSRKKVPLMVEFVNKPEKGQIIKPVAVEEYKSHLSPELELEQLENNEILNQLLDEIEAGKTLSAKDQQFVDECLDRIDELMTELGIQDEDEDNGDALLRQFETMDINQFR; this is translated from the coding sequence ATGAGTCGCTCGAAAAAAACACGTCGTATTACCGACATTATGCCTGCTCGAAAAGCAGATAAAAAACCGGAACAACCAAAATTAAGCGGTGGTAAAAACCGTAAACCTACCCGTTATGAACTTGACGCCAAAGCCCGTGAAGAAAAGAAAAAGCGTAAACATAAAGGCTTGCCGACCGGTTCGCGTAATGTTGATCCGGCAGAGCAGAAAAAAACGGTAGTAAAAGAAGTAAAAGATCCTCGTATCGGTAGCCGTAAAAAAGTGCCACTTATGGTCGAATTTGTGAATAAACCAGAAAAAGGACAAATCATTAAGCCAGTTGCAGTCGAAGAATATAAATCACATTTATCGCCGGAATTAGAACTTGAACAATTAGAGAACAATGAGATCTTAAATCAATTATTAGATGAAATCGAAGCGGGTAAAACGTTATCGGCTAAAGATCAACAATTTGTCGATGAGTGTTTAGATCGTATTGATGAGTTAATGACCGAATTAGGTATCCAAGATGAAGACGAAGATAACGGTGATGCATTACTCCGTCAATTTGAAACAATGGATATTAATCAGTTTAGATAA
- a CDS encoding TorD/DmsD family molecular chaperone, with protein sequence MSETTINDFSLLCRLFGNLFYRSPTDPILAGTFAWLAQGGLRQHWALSTDAQSELALTVLEKNANPTQLQASYQALFGEAGAIATTISAYKISLEDFINFRQIRAMPALEKPDHVALLLLTASWIEDNLDSDARQQAFFEQFLLPCAAKFLGQIEAHDSGFYKALAQLCRDALSAMADELEELSEQDSE encoded by the coding sequence ATGAGCGAAACAACCATTAACGATTTTTCACTATTGTGCCGTTTATTCGGCAACTTATTCTACCGTTCTCCAACCGATCCGATTCTTGCCGGCACTTTTGCTTGGCTTGCACAAGGCGGTTTACGCCAACATTGGGCTTTATCGACCGATGCTCAAAGTGAATTAGCTTTAACGGTGTTAGAAAAAAATGCTAACCCTACGCAATTACAAGCAAGCTATCAAGCACTTTTTGGTGAGGCTGGAGCTATTGCTACAACAATTTCCGCCTATAAGATCTCGCTTGAGGACTTTATCAACTTCCGTCAAATACGTGCAATGCCGGCGTTAGAAAAACCCGATCATGTTGCACTCTTATTACTTACAGCCTCTTGGATTGAAGATAATTTAGATTCAGATGCAAGACAACAAGCCTTTTTTGAGCAATTCTTATTACCGTGTGCGGCTAAATTCTTAGGACAAATCGAAGCGCATGATAGCGGTTTCTATAAAGCGCTTGCTCAACTTTGTCGTGATGCACTCAGTGCAATGGCTGACGAATTAGAAGAATTATCCGAACAAGACAGCGAATAA
- the rsuA gene encoding 16S rRNA pseudouridine(516) synthase RsuA, with protein sequence MRLDKFIAENTGLTRSQAGKALKSGLVTVNGKTVKSGSAQINETDEICYEGERLEWVDEGQYFMLYKPQGYICSNDDGEYPTVFQFFDYPLMTKLHTAGRLDVDTTGLVLLTDDGKWSHRITSPKHHCEKTYLVTLADPVEDFYAEKLAEGILLRGEREPCLPAQMEIIDDYNVNLTISEGRYHQVKRMFAALGNKVEALHRWRIGDVVLDESLEEGEYRPLTEQEIGSF encoded by the coding sequence ATGCGTTTAGATAAATTTATTGCCGAAAATACGGGGCTAACTCGTTCTCAAGCTGGTAAAGCCCTTAAAAGCGGTTTAGTGACAGTTAACGGAAAAACAGTAAAAAGCGGTTCGGCACAAATCAATGAAACCGATGAAATTTGTTACGAGGGCGAACGTTTAGAATGGGTGGATGAAGGACAATATTTTATGTTGTATAAGCCGCAAGGCTATATCTGTTCAAATGATGACGGCGAATATCCGACAGTCTTTCAATTTTTTGATTATCCGCTGATGACTAAATTGCATACCGCAGGACGTTTAGATGTGGATACAACCGGTTTGGTTTTATTGACGGATGACGGTAAATGGTCACACCGCATTACTTCGCCGAAACACCATTGTGAAAAGACCTATTTAGTAACGCTTGCTGATCCGGTGGAAGATTTTTATGCGGAAAAACTAGCGGAAGGGATTTTATTACGCGGTGAACGTGAGCCTTGTTTACCGGCACAAATGGAAATTATTGACGATTATAATGTGAATTTAACCATTAGCGAAGGGCGTTATCATCAAGTAAAACGTATGTTTGCCGCTTTAGGTAATAAAGTAGAGGCGTTACATCGCTGGCGTATTGGTGATGTGGTGTTAGATGAAAGCCTTGAAGAGGGCGAATATCGTCCGTTGACCGAACAAGAAATAGGGAGTTTTTAA